Below is a window of Streptomyces spongiicola DNA.
CGCGACCAGTCCGGTGGACAGGATGCCGGGCTCCGTTCCCGTCATCCCGCGGGGCGCGTAGAGCAGCTTCGCGGGCAGCGCCAGCCCGGTCAGGTCTTCGCCGAAGGCCGCACCGGAGGTGAGCAGTTCGCGGCCGTCCCCGCGGACCGGTCCTTCCTGGGCGCGTGAGCGGCGGGCACCGGCGGGGCCCGTGATGTCGTAGCGGACGTACGACTCGATGTCGTCGTTCCACTCCGGTCCGAGGGCGGGATGGGCGCGGAAGAGGTCGACGTACGCCTCGTCGGACGGGAACGTCCTGGCAAGCCTGGCCAGTATCGGCCCCATCGAGGCGTCGAGCAGGGCGTCGGGGTCGGCTCCCTCCGCGACCGGGATCGGCAGTCCGCCGTCGACCAGCAGCAGCCGGTCGAAGAGTTCCGGACGGCGAGCCGCGGCCCGCAGCGCGACACACGCCCCCATCGACTGGCCCGTGACCGCGACGGGCGCTCCGTTCCCCCAGCGCTCGGCCGCCGCACACAGGTCGGACGCGTGGGCGTCCAGGCCGTACGGCCCGGGGGCGTCCGCGCTGCCGCCCCGGCCCCGGAGGTCGAGGGCGAACAGCGACCACTCCGGAGGCAGATGGCGGGCCACCGCGCGGAAGGACATCCCGGACGCGGTGATACCGTGCGCCGCGACCGCCGTGCGCGGCCCTGAACCGAACCGCAGGACGCGGAGCGTCGCACCGCCCACGGGGAGTTCGAGTTCGACGGGGTCGGTCATCGCGGTTTCCTCCTGAAGGGTCGTCATGTCGCCGTGCCGGCAGGCCGTGCGGCCGTCGGCTCGCCGGAAGGGCCTGTGGCCCGGCGGCGCCGTGGGGCCACCGGCCCATTCTGGACGCATCGGCGCCCGCGCCCGGAAGCGGGCCTCCACGACCGCTCGGCACAGGTCCGCCGGCTTCCGCGAGCGGGCATCGGCCGGAGTGGCTCGTCCACTGCGCCAACGGGGAGCGTGGAGGCGTGGACACCGCCCCGCGAGACGGTCGTGGACGTCCTGGAGGACCCGCCGCGAGCGGGCATCCTCACCGGTCGCCACTCCGGGGCAGTCGTCTGCCGCCGGAACGCGCGCCGGCCGACGGCCACGGCGTTGCCCGCACCTCCCGGGGACGACTTCGGCCGTCTCGTCGAGGCGGCGCGGGGTGCCGGAATCCGTGTCTGTTCGCGTACCACCCCACCGGCACGGCCGCGACGGGACGCGATCCGCGGCGCTCCCCGGCCGGGCGACTGCGAGCGCCACCGAGCGCCACCGGGCGCCACCGGGCGTCTGCGGGGCGCGGCGGGCGTCTGCGGGATGCGGCGGGCGTCTGCGGGATGCGGCGGGCGTCTGCGGGATGCGGCGGGCGTCTGCGGGATGCGGCGGGCGCGCCGACGGCCCACGCCTCCGCGCTGCCCTGCCGACCGCAGGCGGCTCCGCAGCTGAGCGGCACGGCCGTCGCGCCGGCCGTCGGCGAGGCGCATACGGAGCGGTGAGCGTGGGCCTGCTGCCCGCGGCCCGTGGTCGCCGCGGTGCCTTCGACGGCACGGGAGTGGGCACGGGAGCGGGCACGGCGGCCCCGGGTGTTCATCCGCCCGACGGAACCGGCCAGCAGGCCCGGGCCCCGCCGTCCGGCGGTCCGCGGGCCGCCGGGGCCCGGACGGGTGCCACCCGGTCCCGGCCGGCCGCCGCGAAGGCGAGCGCATGCCGAGGGAGCACACCCGCGCACGCGAGACGCCTGGTCTCCTGGGCGTCGGCCATGCGCTTGTTGAGGGGGAGCACCCCCGCGCACGCGAGACGCCGCCCTCTCAGCTCACTTGGCCGGGCCCGGCAGCGGGAGCACCCCCGCGCACGCGAGACGCCGATCACCGAAGTGGTCGAGGCCATCCGGCCTGCCATGGCACACCCGCGCACGCGAGACGCCGGCAGCAGCTGGTCGGCAAGGGCATGGGCTCCCCGTGGCGCACCCGCGCACGCGAGGCCCCGGCCGCCGATGGCCGGGCGCCGCTCCGCCGGCGGCGCTCGCCTCGCGGAACCACGCGAGGTCGCGCAGCGTGGATGACGGGGTCCGCGAGAAAGGTGGAAGGGCATGAGCACGAGCGATCCGGCTCCCCGCGTGGTCGTGGGCATCGACGGCTCGCCCTCTTCGTACGCCGCGCTGCGCTGGGCCGTCCGGCACGCCGGGCTGATCGGAGCGACGGTGGACGCGGTCGCCGCGTACGAGCTGCCGGGCGCGCACGGCTGGTCGGCCCCCGCGGTCGACACGGAGTTCGACGCCGGGGAGGCCAAGCGCGGCCTCAGGGAGGAGGTGCGCAAGGTCCTCGGCGAGACGGGCGAGACCCGGGTCCACGAGCGGCTGGTGCACGGCAACCCGGCCGAGGCCCTGATGGCCGCCGCCGAGGGGGCCGAACTCCTGGTGGTGGGCTCCCGGGGGCGCGGCGGGTTCGCCCGGATGCTCCTCGGCTCGGTGAGCCAGCAGGTCAGCCAGCATGCGCCCTGCCCCGTGGTGATCGTCCGCCCGGACGTGAGCGTGGGCGGCGCCGGGGCCGCTACGCACTGACCCGCGGGCCCGGTCCTGCCCGGTCCTGCCGGGTACGCCGGCCGCGGCCGGTCCGCGTACGGTGCCGCCGGACGCGCCCCCTGCGCCGCCGGGGCTGCTCGCGCCGGGGCTGCGGAGCGCGGCGCACCCCGATGCCGCGCACCCCGGTCCCGCGGGGCCCCGGTGCCGCTCGGCGAGTGTCAGAACGAGGCCCGGCCGATCTCACCGCGGCCTGACCGCTCCCCGGTGGGCACCTGCTCCCCGCGGCTCTGCGTCCCGCCCTCGCGCCGTCCCGCCACGCGGTCGCGCGGTCGCGCGGGAGCCCGCACGCGGGGGATCCTGGAGTCCCGGACCGGTACCCGCACGGCGACGGTGACGGTCCGGCCCGAACCACGGTGCCGGTGCCGGTGCCGGTGGCGGGAACGGGGACCGGCGGTGCGGCCCGTACGCGGGCGAGGAGGCGCGCGATGACACGGACGCTGGAATGGAAGGTCCGCATGTACCTGTCCGAGGAGGACGGCACGACCAGGGCCAGGATGGTGCTGGACACCGGCACGTCGAAGCTCACCGGCAGGGGGACGGCGCGCTGCAATCCGCAGGACGTGGACGTCCCCGAGATAGGCGACGAACTCGCGGCGAGCCGGGCCATGAGCGACCTCGCCCGCCAGCTGATGCGGGTGGCTGACCAGGACCTGGAGGCGGTGGGCGCCGGCCCCGGGAACGCGGTTTCGGCCCCGTACGGCTGGCCGTCGGCCTAGTGCCGCGTCAGGCGGCGTACGCCCCGTCGCGGCGCCCGGCACGGCCGGCTCCGGCGAATCGCCGCGTCTCGCCGCGTCGCCGAACCAACCGGCCGGGTCCGCTGCGAGGGCGGTCCGGCGCCGTGCGATGCACCGCACCGCCGCCGCGCCGCTCCTCGACGGACAGACCCCGCCCAAGGGGACTTGCCGGGTCGGGGAGACCCGGTGCCGATGCCCGATGCCCGATGCCCGATGCCCGCTGCCCGATGCCCGCTGCCCGCTCCCGGTGCCCGTGCCGGTTGCTCGGGTCCTTCCGGTGCCCGTGCCGGTTGCCCGGGTCCTCCCGGTGCCCGGACCGGGTGTGCCCTGGCGGTACCCGTCGCCCGGTGATTCCATGGAGGTGACGGGAAGGGCTCTTGCAGAGGACGCGGAGAAACGGTCGGAACGTTCACCGCGCAATCAGGATCCGCGAGAAGTGGATGGGCCCTTTCCGCCTTCCGTGCGCGCCGGGAGGCGGCCGGGAGAAGCGGCCCCGGGGTCCCGCCCCACGGGCTCGCGCGGGCCGTTCGCCTCCGCCGGGCCGCCGTGGAACGGCGCGTGGCGCGGCATGGCTGTCGGACTCCGGCGGAGGTGTCATGGGCGGCGAGGTCCGGAGCGAAGGAGGCCGGAGCGAAGGGGGCCGGAGTGCGGGCGTCCCACGGCTGAGGCTGGACGAGCTGCTCGAAGAACTCCAGGTCCGCATCGACGAGGTGCGCGGCACCAGGGACAGGCTCAACGGCCTGCTGGAGGCCGTCCTCTCCGTGGGCCGGGGGCTGGATCTCTCGCAGGTGCTCCGCGAGATCGTGGAGGCGGCCGTCGTGCTCGTCGACGCCGAGTACGGGGCCCTCGGCGTGATCGGGGAGGGCAAGAGCCTTGCGCGCTTCCTGCCCGTGGGCATCAGCGACGAACTGCGCGGCCGGATCGGGGACCTGCCTTCCGGACACGGACTCCTCGGTGAGCTCATCCGGCATCCCGCGCCGCTGCGGCTGGCCGAACTCGCCGATCACGAGGGGTCCTCCGGCTTTCCCGAGCACCATCCGCCGATGCACTCGTTCCTCGGTGTTCCCATCAGGGTCCGCGACGAGGTGTTCGGCAACCTCTATCTGACCGAGAAGCGCGGCGGGGCCTCCTTCGACGACGAGGACGAGGCGGTGCTGACGACGCTCGCCGTGGCGGCCGGGATCGCCATCGAGAACGCCCGGCTGTTCGAGGAGACCCGTTTTCGCGAGCAGTGGCTCGCCGCGAGCGCCGAGTGCACCAGCGCCCTGCTGTCCGGGGCCTCGGAGTCCGAGGTGCTGGAGATGATGCTCGACCGGGCACGCCGGATCTCCAGCGCGGACCTCGGGCTCGTCTACCTCACCGAGCCGGACGGGAACCTGTGCTGCGCCCATGCGCACGGCGAGGGTGCCGATCGCCACCTCGGCATGGTGCTGCCGCCCGGCGAGGGTACGCTCGCCAAGGCGGCCCTGGTGAGCGGGAGCGGCCTGATGACCACGCCCGACGTGGTCCGCGACCCCCGGGCCACTTATCTGCCGGAGCGCTGGAAGGGCTTGGGCCCCGCGATGGCGGTACTGGTGGGCGACCCGGAGAAGCTGCGGGGCGTACTGATACTGGCCCGCGGCGCGGGCCGCACTCCGTTCGGCGACACGGAGACCGCCCCGGTGTCCGGGTTCGCCGGGCAGGCGGCCCTCGCCATGGAACTGGCCGACCGGCGCCGTGACGCCGAGCAGGTGAGCCTGCTCGCCGACCGCGACCGTATCGCCCGCGACCTTCACGATCTCGCCATCCAGCGGTTGTTCGCGACGGGGATGACGCTGCAGAGCGCCGAGCGCTTCGTGGACCATCCGGTGGCGGCGGAACGGCTGGAGCGAGCCATTGACGACCTGGACTCCACGATCAAGATCATTCGCTCGACGATCTTCGGACTCCGTGAGCACGAAACCGACGGGGCGCCACCGGGCCTCAGGGCGCTCGCCGTACGGGCCGCCGAGCAGGCCACTCCGGCCCTCGGCTTCGCCCCCGCCCTGCGTATGGAGGGTCTCATCGACACCGAGGTCCCGCGCCGGGTCGCCGACGAGGCCGTCGCGGTGCTCGGCGAGGCCCTGTCCAACGTGGCCCGCCACGCCCGGGCGTCGAAGGCGGAGGTCACCATCGCCGCACTCGGCGGGCGGCTGTCCGTCACCGTGACCGACGACGGCATCGGCATCCCGCCGCACGGCCGCCGCAGCGGACTGCGCAACATGGCCGAACGCGCCGAGAGGCTGTCCGGCGAACTCGTCACCGGCCGCGGCGCCGCCGGCGGCACCAGGCTGGTCTGGTCCGTACCGCTGCCCGGCAACGGCTGAAGGCGCGGGCCGACCACCGCCCGGGGGACGGGCCGACGGCTCGGAGGGTGGGCCGACGGCCCGGGGGACGGGCCGACGGCTCGGAGCGGGAGCCGACCGCCGCCCGGAGGACCGGTCGACCACCCGGAGGACGGGTCGAGGCTCCGGGCGGTGAGCCGACGGTTCGGTCGGTGGACCACGGTCCGGCCGGACCGGGTGCCGGTGGGTCGGAGCGGGAGCCGCCCCGACCCACCGGTGCCCGTGCCCGCGTCTCAGCCGCGCGGTCCGTCGTGCTCGCGGGCCTGCGCGGCGATGACCGCAGCCTGCACGCGGCGCTCCACGCCGAGCTTGGACAGCAACCGCGAGATGTGGTTCTTGACCGTCTTCTCCGAGAGGTAGAGCCGCTTGCCGATCTGCCGGTTCGTCAGGCCCTCGCCGATCAGGTCGAGTACCTCGCGCTCCCGCTCCGAGAGCGCCGCGAGGCGTTCGTCCTCGGCCGACCCAGCGTCGCCGGGGGCGCGGAGCGAGTGCATCAGCCGTGCCGTGGTGGCGGGATCCAGCATCGACCGCCCGGTCGCCACCGTCCGCACGGCGGAGACAAGGTCGGACCCCTTGATCTGCTTGAGTACATAGCCCGCCGCACCGGCCATGATCGCGTCGAGCAGCGCATCCTCGTCGTCGAAGGACGTCAGCATCAGACAGGCGAGCTCCGGGATGCGGGAGCGCAGTTCACGGCACACGGTGATGCCGTCGCCGTCGGGGAGCCGGACGTCCAGTACCGCCACGTGGGGGCGCAGCGCGGGGCCCCGGGCGAGGGCCTGCACGGCGGTCGCGGCCTCGCCGACCACCGCCATGTCGGGTTCGGCGTCGAGCATGTCCTGCAGTCCGCGACGGACCACCTCGTGGTCGTCCAGGACGAACACCCTGATGGGCGACTCCTCGGAGAAGGCCGGTGCCTCGGACATCTGAGTCCTCCACGTCTGTCGTCCCGCCCCGTCCCGTCACGTCGGCCGGCGGACCCGGCGACGGGGCCGGACCGTCCGCCGGTGGTCCGCCCCGCCGTCACTTCTTCCCCGTACGGCGGCGCGCCTCTCCGCGGGCCGTGACTCCTTCCCCGTACGGCGGCGCGCCTCTGCCGTGCGCCGTCCCCGGCGCCCCGGGCGGTACGGCCGCGGGCACCCGGCCCGGGCCGCCGCCTTCGGTTCCCGCCGGGGTACGCGGCCACTCGGCGCGTGGCCCGACCCGTCGGCGGACGGGCCGTACGTGCCCCGACCCGTCGGCGGACGGGCCGTGCGCGCCCCGAATCACCGGCGGACGGGCCGTGCGGGCACCGAATCACCGGCGGACGGGCCGTGCGGGCACCGGCGGCGCAGAGCCGCGGACGACCTCCCGCCGCACCCGGTCGGCCAGGGGCTCGACCATGTCCGCCAGCGTCCGGGACAGGCCGGAGCCGAACGAGGAGTCGGCGCCCTGCACCGCGTACACCACCAGCCGGCCCGGCAGCCTGCCGAGCATCCGGGAGAGTTCCACGGCCTCGACCAGCACCGGGTTGTCCACAGTGCCGTGCGGCTCCCCCCGCAGCGGCAGAGCGAGCCCCTGCGCGTCGAACTCCCTTCGCACGACCCTGCCCGGCTCGCCGGGATACGCGTACGCGCAGGTCACGACCACCGCCAGGTCGGCGTCGTGCCAGAGCCCGATCAGTTGCGCGGGATTCCCGTTGCAGGTCTCGAGGCCGACCTCGGGGGAGAGGGGCCGCTCGACGGCGTGTTCCCGGAGTGCGTCGACGACGGCCCGGCCCACACCGTCGTCACGCCTGGAGTCGCTGCCCAGTCCGATGAGCGCGACACGGGTACGGAAGTCCATGGCGTGGCTCCTGTCGTGCTCCCCCTACGCTGGCCTGCCCCGGGGCCTTCGCGCATGGGCCGAACGGCCCCATTGGCGGAGCCGCACCGCCCCCGTCCGGTCCGCCGGGGACCGCCGCCCCGGCGGACCGGGGCGGCGGCCCGCTCCCGGAGGGGCCGCCGGAGCGCCGCCGATGCCGGGGCCCCTCCTTCCCACCTGGCCCGGCGTGACCGCCGTCGGCCACCGCCACCGCCGTCGGCCACCGCCACCGTCACCGCCACCGCCGTCGTCGGCCGTAGCTGCCACCGCGGTGCGGCCACCGTCGTCTCCGGTGCGGCCACCGTCGTCTCCGGTGCGGCCGCCGGCAGCGCCGCCGTCGCCGTAGCCGTGTCCACGGCGGTCTCAGTTGGCCAGCAGCGACTCCAGTACCGCCTCGTCCGGCGGGGTGGTTCCGGCCCGGTTCGCGGAGACGCAGTCCGGGTCGAGGCGGAGCCGAGCCAGCTCCCTGCCCGCGACACCCCAGGCGTGCCACGACGACCGCCGCTCCCAGGCCAGCTGCGGCGGGTTGTACCACCCGTCGCCGAGACCGGTCAGCACCGGGCGGGCCTCGTCGAGATCCGGCCCGATCCGGTAGACCAGCCCGCCGAAGACGGAGGCGAACACCTGTCCGCGGTGCACGGTCAGCTCGCCGTAGCTGGGCAGCCTTCCCGACCGCAGCACCGTGCGGGTCTCCAGGTCCATGGCGAACCAGGTGCCCGCCAGCCGCTTGTAGACGCCGTACAGCACACCGTCGAGCACCTCGATGTGCTGGAGGCTCGCGTACCCCTCGATCGGCGCGACCTCCCACAGCACCTTGCGGCGGCACAGGTCGAAGGCGACGACCGTCGCGCTCGGCCGGGCCGGGGTCACGCTGCCGCCGCCCCAGGTGTCACCGGCGAGGTACGCGATCCCGGGGCTCAGCCGGTCGTCCAGGGCCAGGGACATCACGCTCTGGTCCGTGATCACGTCGTGGTACACCGTCAGCCGTCTTCTCGCCCGGTCCGCCAGGGTCAGCGCGCCCTTGAGCCGTCCGGCCGGCGGGGCGGACGCGATGAGGAACCGGTCGATCGCCCGTGCGTACAGCATGTCCGTCGGCCGCTGCTGGTCGTTGTCGATGAACCCGAGCGAGCGGACCTTGCCGCGGTCCGGGTCGAGCTCCACCACCTCCGTGCTCGGATAGAGCGCCGCGTAGACGCGGTCGCCGGCCGTGCGCAGTTGCTTCGGCTCGCCGGACACCGGGATCCGCCGGCTGGTGCCCTGTGCGGGCCGGTGGGTCGTGACGGAGAAGTGGCCGCCGACGTGCACGGCCCCGCCCGGGCCCAGGGTCAGGGACTGCACGGGGTCCGGGCCGGCCATGACCGTGTCGATCAGTTCCAGCGTGGTCGACCCGCCGCCGTTCGGGTCGAGCCACCACACCCGGCCGCTGCCCGCCCCGCCCAGCAGCCTGCCGTCCGGGAGCGGGAAGAGCGCCCGGTGCTCGTCCAGCGGCGTGGGTGCGGCGACCGGTACGAGGGCGTCGCCGTCGCGCCGGTAGACCGTGCCCGTCGGCCGCCCGACGCAGTACACCGTGCCGTCGCCCGTCGAGGTGATCGCGTCGACGAGACGCTCCGCGGCCGGTATCGGGATGACCCGCGCGTCGCTCCCGTCGGGCGCCAGGTCCACGACGGACCTGCCGAACCCGCCGACCACCCGTCCGCCGCGGGCGAGCAGGCACGCGGCCCCGCCGTACGGCGCCGGTGTGATGGAGCCCTTCGCGCCGGTGGCGCGGTCGTAGGCGACGATGTGGCCGCGCGGGAGGGTACCCGCGTAGACGTGGTGGTCGTCGGCGGCGATCGCGCGCACATACTGCTCACCCGGCATCGCGGCACCCAGGTTGCGCAGCACACCGGTCGCCGGCGAGTACTCCCAGACCTCGCCGCGCGGATAGGTGCCCGCGTACACCGTTCCGTCCGGCGCGGTCGTCAGGCACCAGACGAAACCGCCCGACGGCCCGATCGTGCCGAGCAGGGTCACCGCACCGGACGCCGGATCGAAGCGGTAGAGGTCCGGGACGGGGTAGGTGCCCACGTACACCTGCCCGCCGGAGACCGTCGCCGCCCAGCCGCCGTCGCCGCGCGTGAGCCGTACGGTCCTGGTGAGCCTGCCCGCCGCGAGATCGATCTCGCCCAGCAGCGGCGGGTTCTGACCGCGTGCCACCACATAGGCGTGACCGCCCAGGACGGTCATCCCGACGATCGCCGCGGTGTACGTCGCTATCCCGTACGCCGAGACCGCCGGACCGGAACAGCGGCCGGCGGTACCGGCAGCGGCCGCTCCGCTCGCCGGTGCCGGTGCGCCGGGGGCGCCAGTGCCTTCGGCCGTGCGGGCGAGAGCCGTGGCCGGGGCGAGTACGGGCCCCACCACGGACGCCGCGACGAGCCCGGCTCCGGCATGCAGTAACCGCCTGCGTTCCATGCGAGCCTCCCAGGGGATGCGGACCGTTGCCTAGAGGATGACCAGCGGCTTCTGCGGAAACACCTTGCCACGAGCGGATTCTGATGGAGTTTCAGCCAGTCGCCGGAAAGGGGGGCCGGCGGGACGGGGCGCCGGCCGCGGGTCCGGCGACGGAGCCGGGGGTGGAGCCGGGGCCGGCGGGAGGGGCGGGAAGGAGCCGCTCCGGCGATCCGGGCCCGGCCTGTCCCTTCCGAATTCCTGTAACGCGTTCTACTCTGTGCCGCCGCGGGACGCACGCCGGCACGAGACGCCTGGAGGGACCGTGCACCTGGAGTACACACCTGGACAGAGGCGGTTGCGCGCCGAACTGCGTGCCTACTTCGCCGGACTCGTACCCGACAACGCCTACGCCCGCCACGTGGACCATGCCGAGCGCAAGCGCTTCTACCGGGAGACGATCCGCCGGCTCGGCGCCGACGGCTGGCTGGGCGTCGGCTGGCCGCGGGAGTACGGCGGGCGAGGGCTGACGCCGATGGAGCAGTTCATCTTCTTCGACGAGGCGGCGCAGGCGGGTGTGCCGCTCCCGCTCATGGCGCTGAACACCGTCGGCCCGACGATCATGCAGTACGGCACCGACGAGCAGAAGTCGTACTTCCTGCCCCGGATCCTGTCCGGGGAGATTGATGTGGCCATCGGCTACAGCGAGCCGGACGCCGGCACCGATCTCGCCGCGCTCAGGACCCGTGCCGTACGCGACGGCGACACCTACCTCGTCAACGGCCAGAAGATCTGGACCACCAACGGCGACACCGCCGACTGGGTGTGGCTCGCCGTCCGCACCGATCCGGACGCCCCGCCGCACAAGGGCATCAGCATGCTGCTCGTGCCGACCTCCGACCCGGGGTACTCCTTCACGGTGATCAACACCCTGGCCTCACACGACACCACGGCCGGCTACTACGAGAACGTCCGGGTGCCGGTGTCCCGCCGGGTGGGCGAGGAGAACCAGGGGTGGCGGCTGATCACCAACCAGCTCAACCACGAGCGCGTCACCCTCGCCGCACACGGCACCATGGCCGTCCGCGCCCTCCACGACGTCCAGCGCTGGGCGGCGGGGACCAAGCTCGCCGACGGCCGGCGCGTCCTCGACCTCGGCTGGGTGCGGGGGCGCCTGGCCCGCGCGCACACCCGGCTCGACGCGATGAAACTGCTCAACTGGCGGATGGTGGGCGCCGTACAGGACGGCACGCTCACCCCGCAGGACGCATCGGCCGTGAAGGTGTACGGGTCCGAGGCCCGCCGTGACGCCTACGCGTGGCTGATGGAGGTCGTCGGAGCGGCGGGGCCGCTCAAGGAGGGCTCGGCCGGAGCGGTGCTCCACGGTGAGCTGGAGCGCGGCTACCGCTCCGCCGTGATCTTCACCTTCGGCGGCGGCAACAACGAGATCCAGCGCGAGATCATCTCCTGGATCGGCCTGGGGATGCCGCGGGTCAGACGCTGAACGCCGCCACGGCCGGCCGGCGGAGCGTGATCGCCGCTCCACCCGTGGCGAGTGGAGCGGCGGCCCGGCCGCCCCGGCTCCGTGGCGCCGTGGCGCCGTGCGGGCCCGCTTCCGCAGTACCGGCCCGCCCGCCGGAGAGAAGCCCCGTGCCGCTACCGCGGCGGGACCACGACGACCGGGCATTCCGCACGGTGCAGCAGCCCGTGCACCACCCGCCCGATTCTGGCGCCGGCGCCGGCATGACGGGGCGAACGGCCGACGACGAGCGCGAGAGCGGTGCGGGAGACCCGGACGAGCTCCTCCACCGGGTCGCCGCTCAGCACCTCCTGCTCGACCGCCACGCCGGGAGACCCGCCCGAGTGTTCGGCGACGATCCGTTCGAGAAGCCCGCGCCGCCGCTCGGCCGCCCGCTGCCGGCGGACGAAGGGCAGCAGCGGCGGCCTGCTCACGCAGACCGCGCTCAGCGCGGCGCCTCGGAGCGCCGCTTCTTCGAGGGCGAACCCGAGGGCGGCGGCCGCCGGGGAGTCCACGTCGACACCGGCGACCAGCCGCGGCTGCCGGGGCAGGGCGGACC
It encodes the following:
- a CDS encoding PQQ-binding-like beta-propeller repeat protein → MERRRLLHAGAGLVAASVVGPVLAPATALARTAEGTGAPGAPAPASGAAAAGTAGRCSGPAVSAYGIATYTAAIVGMTVLGGHAYVVARGQNPPLLGEIDLAAGRLTRTVRLTRGDGGWAATVSGGQVYVGTYPVPDLYRFDPASGAVTLLGTIGPSGGFVWCLTTAPDGTVYAGTYPRGEVWEYSPATGVLRNLGAAMPGEQYVRAIAADDHHVYAGTLPRGHIVAYDRATGAKGSITPAPYGGAACLLARGGRVVGGFGRSVVDLAPDGSDARVIPIPAAERLVDAITSTGDGTVYCVGRPTGTVYRRDGDALVPVAAPTPLDEHRALFPLPDGRLLGGAGSGRVWWLDPNGGGSTTLELIDTVMAGPDPVQSLTLGPGGAVHVGGHFSVTTHRPAQGTSRRIPVSGEPKQLRTAGDRVYAALYPSTEVVELDPDRGKVRSLGFIDNDQQRPTDMLYARAIDRFLIASAPPAGRLKGALTLADRARRRLTVYHDVITDQSVMSLALDDRLSPGIAYLAGDTWGGGSVTPARPSATVVAFDLCRRKVLWEVAPIEGYASLQHIEVLDGVLYGVYKRLAGTWFAMDLETRTVLRSGRLPSYGELTVHRGQVFASVFGGLVYRIGPDLDEARPVLTGLGDGWYNPPQLAWERRSSWHAWGVAGRELARLRLDPDCVSANRAGTTPPDEAVLESLLAN
- a CDS encoding sensor histidine kinase — protein: MGGEVRSEGGRSEGGRSAGVPRLRLDELLEELQVRIDEVRGTRDRLNGLLEAVLSVGRGLDLSQVLREIVEAAVVLVDAEYGALGVIGEGKSLARFLPVGISDELRGRIGDLPSGHGLLGELIRHPAPLRLAELADHEGSSGFPEHHPPMHSFLGVPIRVRDEVFGNLYLTEKRGGASFDDEDEAVLTTLAVAAGIAIENARLFEETRFREQWLAASAECTSALLSGASESEVLEMMLDRARRISSADLGLVYLTEPDGNLCCAHAHGEGADRHLGMVLPPGEGTLAKAALVSGSGLMTTPDVVRDPRATYLPERWKGLGPAMAVLVGDPEKLRGVLILARGAGRTPFGDTETAPVSGFAGQAALAMELADRRRDAEQVSLLADRDRIARDLHDLAIQRLFATGMTLQSAERFVDHPVAAERLERAIDDLDSTIKIIRSTIFGLREHETDGAPPGLRALAVRAAEQATPALGFAPALRMEGLIDTEVPRRVADEAVAVLGEALSNVARHARASKAEVTIAALGGRLSVTVTDDGIGIPPHGRRSGLRNMAERAERLSGELVTGRGAAGGTRLVWSVPLPGNG
- a CDS encoding DUF1876 domain-containing protein, with translation MTRTLEWKVRMYLSEEDGTTRARMVLDTGTSKLTGRGTARCNPQDVDVPEIGDELAASRAMSDLARQLMRVADQDLEAVGAGPGNAVSAPYGWPSA
- a CDS encoding response regulator, with amino-acid sequence MSEAPAFSEESPIRVFVLDDHEVVRRGLQDMLDAEPDMAVVGEAATAVQALARGPALRPHVAVLDVRLPDGDGITVCRELRSRIPELACLMLTSFDDEDALLDAIMAGAAGYVLKQIKGSDLVSAVRTVATGRSMLDPATTARLMHSLRAPGDAGSAEDERLAALSEREREVLDLIGEGLTNRQIGKRLYLSEKTVKNHISRLLSKLGVERRVQAAVIAAQAREHDGPRG
- a CDS encoding acyl-CoA dehydrogenase family protein; this translates as MHLEYTPGQRRLRAELRAYFAGLVPDNAYARHVDHAERKRFYRETIRRLGADGWLGVGWPREYGGRGLTPMEQFIFFDEAAQAGVPLPLMALNTVGPTIMQYGTDEQKSYFLPRILSGEIDVAIGYSEPDAGTDLAALRTRAVRDGDTYLVNGQKIWTTNGDTADWVWLAVRTDPDAPPHKGISMLLVPTSDPGYSFTVINTLASHDTTAGYYENVRVPVSRRVGEENQGWRLITNQLNHERVTLAAHGTMAVRALHDVQRWAAGTKLADGRRVLDLGWVRGRLARAHTRLDAMKLLNWRMVGAVQDGTLTPQDASAVKVYGSEARRDAYAWLMEVVGAAGPLKEGSAGAVLHGELERGYRSAVIFTFGGGNNEIQREIISWIGLGMPRVRR
- a CDS encoding universal stress protein; its protein translation is MSTSDPAPRVVVGIDGSPSSYAALRWAVRHAGLIGATVDAVAAYELPGAHGWSAPAVDTEFDAGEAKRGLREEVRKVLGETGETRVHERLVHGNPAEALMAAAEGAELLVVGSRGRGGFARMLLGSVSQQVSQHAPCPVVIVRPDVSVGGAGAATH
- a CDS encoding alpha/beta fold hydrolase; this translates as MTDPVELELPVGGATLRVLRFGSGPRTAVAAHGITASGMSFRAVARHLPPEWSLFALDLRGRGGSADAPGPYGLDAHASDLCAAAERWGNGAPVAVTGQSMGACVALRAAARRPELFDRLLLVDGGLPIPVAEGADPDALLDASMGPILARLARTFPSDEAYVDLFRAHPALGPEWNDDIESYVRYDITGPAGARRSRAQEGPVRGDGRELLTSGAAFGEDLTGLALPAKLLYAPRGMTGTEPGILSTGLVAQWTARVPRLTAEAVPDCNHYTILMGPRSRTVADRLVTWF
- a CDS encoding hydrogenase maturation protease, which translates into the protein MDFRTRVALIGLGSDSRRDDGVGRAVVDALREHAVERPLSPEVGLETCNGNPAQLIGLWHDADLAVVVTCAYAYPGEPGRVVRREFDAQGLALPLRGEPHGTVDNPVLVEAVELSRMLGRLPGRLVVYAVQGADSSFGSGLSRTLADMVEPLADRVRREVVRGSAPPVPARPVRR